Part of the Thermoplasmatales archaeon genome, TTCTGTTATTTTGTTTCCTGTGTATTTTATGAATACATCTTCTAGTGTTGGATGTTCCAGTTCTACTGATCTTATGTTGAAATTTTTTTGTGTTGCGAAGTTCACTATCTCCGGTATGAGGTTTTCACCCCTCTCTACTAACAATTTCACTATATCCTGTGTGTTGTAAGCTTCTTTCACCCCAGGTAATCCTTGGACTTTCTCTACAAATTCCCTGGGCCTTTCTACCTTTACTTTTATTGTGTCTGCTTTTAGTTCTCTTTTGAGTTTTGCTGGTGTGTCTGCTTTTATGATTTTTCCACGGTTCATTATGGCTACTTTGTCGCAGAGTTTGTCGGCTTCTTCCATATAGTGTGTTGTGAGTAG contains:
- a CDS encoding DUF4162 domain-containing protein yields the protein LLTTHYMEEADKLCDKVAIMNRGKIIKADTPAKLKRELKADTIKVKVERPREFVEKVQGLPGVKEAYNTQDIVKLLVERGENLIPEIVNFATQKNFNIRSVELEHPTLEDVFIKYTGNKITET